In Mycolicibacterium phocaicum, one DNA window encodes the following:
- the upp gene encoding uracil phosphoribosyltransferase → MDVRIVDHPLAAARLTTLRDERTDNAGFRAALRDLTLMLVYEATRSLACEELPVQTPVASTTGSCLANPPLLVPVLRAGLGMVDQAHALIPEAQVGFVGMARDESTHQPTPYLESLPANLSGRPVMVLDPMLATGGSMAYTLQLLVDRGADDITAVCVVCAPEGIALVEKAVPSLKLFTATIDAELNDDAYIVPGLGDAGDRQFGPR, encoded by the coding sequence ATGGACGTCCGGATCGTCGATCATCCGCTTGCCGCCGCGCGGCTCACCACCCTGCGCGACGAGCGCACCGACAATGCCGGGTTCCGGGCTGCGCTACGCGACCTGACGCTGATGCTGGTCTACGAGGCCACTCGCTCGTTGGCCTGCGAGGAACTGCCGGTGCAGACGCCGGTGGCCTCGACGACCGGGTCGTGCCTGGCGAACCCACCGCTGTTGGTCCCGGTGCTGCGGGCCGGTCTGGGCATGGTCGATCAGGCGCACGCGCTGATTCCGGAGGCGCAGGTCGGCTTCGTCGGCATGGCGCGTGACGAGTCGACGCACCAACCGACGCCGTACCTGGAGTCGCTGCCGGCGAACCTCAGTGGCCGGCCGGTGATGGTGCTCGACCCCATGCTGGCCACCGGCGGGTCGATGGCGTACACCCTGCAACTCCTGGTCGACCGCGGGGCCGACGACATCACCGCGGTGTGCGTGGTGTGTGCGCCCGAGGGAATTGCGTTGGTGGAGAAGGCAGTTCCGTCGCTGAAGTTGTTCACCGCCACCATCGACGCCGAGCTGAACGACGATGCCTACATCGTGCCGGGCCTGGGCGATGCGGGGGATCGGCAGTTCGGTCCGCGCTAG
- a CDS encoding C40 family peptidase, producing MVTGALTAALAAPIREVRALVGPTGPDPAEALRAVQSGLDGVAAAADGAWQRAQGEWTGAAAGGAGQFANAAVTAIVAMAMTAGQLSTHTEQAAAAVARARERLDAILRNFETRAAELEATLESPTDAAALIDEASHALDEAITVVDELHTELAAQAEQITATVRAPAPQSHGSPWETDGSGSGAGMSPSLDTSGGQGANWAGGFGGLGALAAPAAHAAQAALGARNHRRPPDPEKFGAGEAVTLPDGSTATAPNKVAADAVRHALTQLGVPYVWGGTTPGVGLDCSGLTQWAYREAGLDLPRLAQEQDVGAAVDRGSLRPGDLAVWDGHVAMIVGNGLMVEAGDPVQLSPIRTTNLNQGFHGFFRPTA from the coding sequence GTGGTGACGGGTGCACTGACCGCAGCGCTGGCCGCACCGATCCGGGAGGTGCGTGCGCTGGTCGGTCCGACCGGCCCCGATCCAGCCGAAGCCCTGCGTGCGGTGCAGTCCGGGCTCGACGGTGTCGCCGCCGCTGCCGACGGCGCGTGGCAGCGGGCCCAGGGCGAGTGGACCGGCGCCGCGGCGGGCGGCGCCGGTCAGTTCGCGAACGCCGCCGTCACCGCGATCGTGGCAATGGCGATGACCGCCGGTCAGCTGAGCACGCACACCGAGCAAGCCGCTGCCGCCGTGGCACGGGCACGCGAACGACTCGACGCCATTCTGCGAAATTTCGAGACCCGAGCCGCCGAGCTCGAAGCCACTCTCGAATCCCCCACTGACGCCGCAGCACTCATCGACGAAGCCAGCCACGCTCTCGATGAGGCCATCACCGTCGTCGACGAGCTGCACACCGAACTCGCGGCACAGGCCGAGCAGATCACCGCAACCGTGCGTGCCCCTGCGCCCCAGAGCCACGGATCACCTTGGGAGACAGACGGATCAGGATCAGGCGCGGGCATGAGCCCCAGCCTCGACACGTCCGGGGGTCAGGGTGCGAACTGGGCCGGCGGATTCGGCGGTCTCGGCGCACTCGCCGCACCGGCGGCGCATGCCGCCCAGGCCGCCCTCGGCGCACGAAACCACCGCCGGCCGCCCGATCCAGAGAAATTCGGGGCCGGCGAGGCGGTGACACTGCCCGACGGCAGCACCGCCACGGCGCCGAACAAAGTTGCGGCCGATGCGGTTCGGCACGCGCTCACTCAACTCGGCGTGCCGTACGTGTGGGGTGGCACGACGCCCGGCGTCGGACTGGACTGCAGCGGGCTGACGCAGTGGGCCTATCGCGAAGCCGGGCTCGACCTGCCGCGGCTGGCGCAGGAGCAGGACGTCGGCGCCGCCGTCGACCGTGGCTCGCTGCGTCCTGGCGATCTGGCGGTTTGGGATGGCCACGTCGCGATGATCGTGGGGAATGGCCTCATGGTGGAGGCGGGCGATCCCGTTCAGCTGTCCCCGATCCGAACGACCAACCTGAATCAGGGTTTCCACGGCTTCTTCCGCCCGACGGCATGA
- the satS gene encoding protein export chaperone SatS: protein MAADIVPVRLGLTNGDLYTLWAPLWRDSDDEWEAFLGHEDDLYAFESVADLAAFVRTNTDNDLADHPKWKALGEANAHRLNPDESHLHDLVGVPELVAEKPTEESVTALRRTLQVVGALGSVCDLIAVAKFFNGNPVLSTLGGGAEAYSGRAGRKRWADIEAAVGRSWDHVLDAIDALVTTPDVDAKAAEKAQAELDAPAPEPEEDELDEVEETDVDDVVIEDEVDTDSEEAALTAQAERQLLGSDEDFWERVGIDPIRIMTKGGTLYTLRCYYNDQPRFLGRNGRISVFGSERTLARYLADEHESDLSSFEAYSDIRTAATDGSLQIRVTEDNVYVLSGLSDDIADGPEAVDREQLDLAVEFVRDVCDYAEDGTADKYLTTSQPLGKFVGHVLEPETVGAPSKPYAEAVAQWETLERFVESRLRQE from the coding sequence ATGGCTGCTGACATCGTGCCGGTTCGGCTCGGGTTGACCAATGGCGATCTGTACACCCTGTGGGCGCCGCTGTGGCGCGACTCCGACGACGAGTGGGAGGCGTTCCTCGGCCACGAGGACGACCTCTACGCCTTCGAATCCGTCGCGGACCTGGCCGCTTTCGTGCGGACCAACACCGACAACGACCTCGCCGACCACCCGAAGTGGAAGGCGCTCGGCGAAGCCAACGCCCACCGCCTGAACCCTGACGAGAGCCACCTGCACGACCTCGTCGGCGTGCCCGAGCTGGTCGCCGAGAAGCCCACCGAGGAGTCCGTCACCGCGCTGCGACGCACGCTCCAGGTGGTCGGCGCCCTCGGCTCGGTCTGCGACCTGATCGCCGTCGCGAAGTTCTTCAACGGCAACCCCGTGTTGTCGACGCTCGGCGGCGGCGCCGAGGCCTACTCGGGCCGGGCCGGCCGCAAGCGCTGGGCCGACATCGAGGCCGCCGTCGGCCGCAGCTGGGACCACGTGCTCGACGCCATCGACGCCCTGGTGACCACCCCCGACGTCGACGCCAAGGCTGCCGAGAAGGCCCAGGCCGAGCTCGACGCGCCCGCACCCGAGCCGGAGGAAGACGAACTCGACGAGGTCGAGGAGACCGACGTCGACGATGTCGTCATCGAGGACGAGGTCGACACCGACTCCGAAGAGGCAGCGCTCACCGCGCAGGCCGAGCGGCAGCTGCTCGGCAGCGACGAGGACTTCTGGGAGCGCGTCGGCATCGACCCGATCCGCATCATGACCAAGGGCGGCACCCTCTACACGCTGCGCTGCTACTACAACGACCAGCCGCGGTTCCTCGGCCGCAACGGCCGCATCAGTGTGTTCGGCTCGGAGCGCACCCTGGCCCGCTACCTGGCCGACGAGCACGAGAGCGACCTGTCCAGCTTCGAGGCGTACAGCGACATCCGCACCGCGGCCACCGACGGCTCGCTGCAGATCCGCGTCACCGAGGACAACGTCTACGTGCTGAGCGGTCTGTCCGACGACATCGCCGACGGCCCCGAGGCCGTCGACCGCGAGCAGCTGGACCTGGCAGTGGAGTTCGTCCGCGATGTCTGCGACTACGCCGAGGACGGCACCGCCGACAAGTACCTGACGACCAGCCAGCCGCTGGGCAAGTTCGTCGGTCACGTGCTGGAGCCCGAGACCGTGGGCGCCCCGTCGAAGCCGTATGCCGAAGCTGTCGCCCAGTGGGAGACGCTGGAGCGCTTCGTCGAGTCGCGCCTGCGTCAGGAATGA
- a CDS encoding type VII secretion target, with translation MTRNLTVAPSALHTLAADYRGHSTELAAHAADLAAIGGQVGVFGPVGAAFAAALTAATCHQAQLAHHLSAHLDAGATTAVATADTFIDTDHNAGGRIGAWW, from the coding sequence ATGACGCGAAACCTGACCGTGGCCCCGTCGGCCCTGCACACCCTGGCCGCGGACTACCGCGGCCACAGCACCGAACTCGCCGCGCACGCCGCGGATCTGGCCGCAATCGGCGGCCAGGTCGGCGTGTTCGGACCAGTCGGCGCCGCCTTCGCGGCCGCACTGACAGCGGCGACCTGCCACCAGGCCCAGCTGGCCCACCACCTCAGCGCGCATCTCGATGCCGGCGCCACCACCGCCGTCGCCACCGCGGACACCTTCATCGACACCGACCACAACGCCGGCGGCCGGATCGGAGCCTGGTGGTGA